In Burkholderia pseudomultivorans, the DNA window GACGCGCTGAAGGTGATCGGCGCGAAGCGCATCGTCGTCGTCGCGCCGTACATGAAGCCGCTCACCGAACTGGTGGTCGACTACATCCGCAACGAAGGCTACGAGGTGATCGGCTACCGCGCGCTGGAAATCCCCGACAACCTCGACGTCGGCCGCCACGATCCGGCGCGCCTGCCCGAGATCGTGAAGACGCTGCCTTACCAGGACGCCGATGCGATCGTGCTGTCCGCGTGCGTGCAGATGCCGTCGCTGCCGGCCGTCGCCAAGGTCGAGGCAATGACGGGCAAGCCGGTCGTCACGGCCGCGATCGCGACCACCTACGCGATGCTGCGCGAACTCGATCTCGAGCCGATCGTGCCCGGCGCGGGCGCACTGCTGTCCGGCGCGTACTGAACGCCCCTTTCCGACGGAGCCCTCCGATGTCCTCGACCTTCCTGTACGGCGCGAACGTTCACGCCAACGGCATTCGCCAGCACTACCTGCGCTACGGCGGCGCGACCGGCTCGCGCGCCGCGCGCCCCGCGATCGTGCTGATTCCCGGCATCACGAGCCCCGCGATCACGTGGGGCTTCGTCGGCGACGTGTTCGGCGCCGCCTTCGACACCTACGTGCTCGACGTGCGCGGCCGCGGGCTGTCCGAGGCCTCGCCGACGCTCGACTACAGCCTCGATGCGCAGGCCGACGACGTCGCGGCGCTCGTCGCCGAACTCGGCCTGCCGCGCACCAGCCTCGTCGGTCACTCGATGGGCGCGCGGATCGCCGCGCGCGCGGCGCGGCGCGGCATTCGCGGGCTCGAGTCGGTCGTGCTGGTCGATCCTCCCGTGTCGGGCCCGAACCGCCGCGACTATCCGGGCAAGCTGCCGTGGTACATCGACTCGATGGCGCTGGCGCGCGCGGGCACCGATGCCGAGGGCATGCGCGCGTTCTGCCCGACCTGGACCGACGCCGAACTGCGGCTGCGCGCCGAATGGCTGCACACCTGCGACGAACGCGCGGTGCGCGCATCGTACGAAGGCTTCCATACCGACGACTTCCACGCGGACGCCGCGCAGCTGGGGGTGCCGTCGCTGCTGATCACGGCCGAACGCGGCGACGTGGTGCGCGACGAAGACGTCGCCGAACTGCAGCGCGCGACGCCGTCGATGCGGCACGTGCGCGTGCCGGCCGCGGGCCACATGATTCCGTGGGACAACGCGCCGGGCTTCTACGCGGCGTTCGGCGACTTCCTCGGCGCGCCGCTCGCGGCCTGAGCGCCCGGCGCCCGCCTTTTTCCCTCACGCCTTTACCGGAGCCGACGATGCCAGTCAGCGACACCCAACTGATCGACGCGTGGAAGCAGGTGCTCACGCTGTCGCGCCTCGAACCGGGCCAGACCGTCACGATCCTGACGAGCGCGGCCACCCACCCGCAGACGCTGTCGTGCGCGCTGATCGCGACGCAGTCGATGGGCGCGATCGTCAATCGGCTCGACCTGCCGCCCGTCAACGGCGACAAGGCGTTCAGCCGCGACCCGCTCGCCTATCTCGGCACGACGCCGCTGACCGGCAATCCGGCCGCGATCGCCGCGCTGCGCGCGAGCGATCTCGTGCTCGACCTGATGACGCTGCTGTTCTCGCCCGAGCAGCACGAGATCCTGAAGACGGGCACGAAGATCCTGCTCGCGGTCGAGCCGCCCGAGGTGCTGGTGCGGATGGTGCCGACGCTCGCCGACCGCACGCGCGTGCTCGCCGCAACGAAAAAGATCGCGGCCGCCCGCGAGATGCGCGTGAGCTCGGCCGCCGGCACCGCGCTCGTGTGCCCGCTCGGCGAGTTCCCGCCGACGGCCGAATACGGCTTCGTCGACGCGCCGGGCCGCTGGGACCACTGGCCGAGCGGCTTCGCGCTGACCTACCCGAACGACCGCACCGCGCACGGCACGATCGTGATCGACCGCGGCGACATCCTGCTGCCGCAGAAGCACTACGTAAGCGAGCCGATCGTACTGACCGTCGAAGGCGGTTACGCGACGCGCATCGAGGGCGGCGTCGACGCCGACCTGCTGCGCGACTACATGGACACCTTCGCCGACCCGGAAGGCTATGCGATCTCGCATATCGGCTGGGGGCTGCAGCCGCGCGCGCGCTGGTCGACGCTCGGCCTGTACGACCGCGAGGCGACGATCGGCATGGACGCGCGCGCGTTCGAAGGCAACTTCCTGTTCTCGCTCGGCCCGAACAACGAAGGCGGCGGCAGCCGCACGACGACCTGCCATATCGACATTCCCTTGCGCCGCTGCACGGTCGAGCTCGACGGCGAAACCGTCGTGCGCGACGGCCGCGTGACCGACCAACCCGCCTGACGAGACAGACCATGACCGAGCTTTCCCGCCACGCCGAAGCCCATGTATACCGCCAGCAGGGCTTCGGCACACCGCTGCCGCCGCACGGCCGCATCGGACTGCTGATCGTCGATTTCGTGGTCGGCTTTGCCGATCCGGCGACGTTCGGCGGCGGCAATATCGC includes these proteins:
- a CDS encoding Asp/Glu/hydantoin racemase; the encoded protein is MSKTYRIGQIVPSSNTTMETEIPAMLRLREAIRPERFTYHSSRMRMKKVVKEELAAMDAESDRCAMELSDARVDVLGYACLVAIMAMGHGYHRVSQARLTKQTADNGAQAPVLTSAGALVDALKVIGAKRIVVVAPYMKPLTELVVDYIRNEGYEVIGYRALEIPDNLDVGRHDPARLPEIVKTLPYQDADAIVLSACVQMPSLPAVAKVEAMTGKPVVTAAIATTYAMLRELDLEPIVPGAGALLSGAY
- a CDS encoding alpha/beta fold hydrolase, with translation MSSTFLYGANVHANGIRQHYLRYGGATGSRAARPAIVLIPGITSPAITWGFVGDVFGAAFDTYVLDVRGRGLSEASPTLDYSLDAQADDVAALVAELGLPRTSLVGHSMGARIAARAARRGIRGLESVVLVDPPVSGPNRRDYPGKLPWYIDSMALARAGTDAEGMRAFCPTWTDAELRLRAEWLHTCDERAVRASYEGFHTDDFHADAAQLGVPSLLITAERGDVVRDEDVAELQRATPSMRHVRVPAAGHMIPWDNAPGFYAAFGDFLGAPLAA